Proteins found in one Acidobacteriota bacterium genomic segment:
- a CDS encoding class II aldolase/adducin family protein, giving the protein MTRDPRWKAAADLLPVFQKIGRASLNHDIQNSHSGNMAVRWTDASGRDRIAITATGSQKGDLDESGICILSPDTTDYGYYKASSETDIHVRILSAPGVRASMHAHVKDLVLATLDDVPKPSEPPPFRPVDPLGYAHLGREIPVDWFAVPSGSVEMTRVVPERLLSRPLTVIYAHGAVARGRTLAEAFFRLCVANNSGTIVQLLWKIGADVEELRRRIGADPAACFADLPSGYEVEGDDCCDFPGEEELIREFRKTGARIFESRLSPFHTGSASVRGVADMLYAPKASMPRDIGGPLLRLPIDARDGDTAEIAMHKAIYARSDFQTVLHCYVPEAEAAAHFIYPGESEPSDRIIPLDAEGAFLYLVIPILPPRFDVEDLVRLLHDYKMVVVRGGGVWAVGGQSLSEVLHHPSSLREICLIRIGAFERGLDLRKMEPAKAKKW; this is encoded by the coding sequence ATGACCCGCGACCCGCGCTGGAAGGCCGCAGCCGACCTCCTGCCCGTTTTTCAGAAGATCGGCCGCGCCTCGCTCAACCACGACATCCAGAACAGCCACAGCGGAAACATGGCCGTGCGCTGGACGGACGCCTCCGGCCGGGACCGGATCGCCATCACGGCCACGGGGTCGCAGAAGGGCGATCTCGATGAAAGCGGAATCTGCATCCTGTCTCCCGACACGACCGACTACGGCTACTACAAGGCCTCGTCCGAAACCGACATCCACGTCCGGATCCTGTCCGCGCCGGGCGTGCGGGCCTCCATGCACGCCCACGTCAAGGACCTGGTTCTGGCTACGCTCGACGACGTCCCCAAGCCGTCCGAGCCGCCGCCTTTCCGGCCGGTCGATCCCCTCGGCTACGCCCACCTGGGCCGGGAGATTCCGGTCGACTGGTTCGCCGTCCCCAGCGGATCGGTCGAGATGACGCGCGTCGTTCCGGAAAGACTGTTGTCGCGGCCGCTCACGGTCATTTACGCCCACGGCGCCGTGGCCCGCGGCCGGACTCTGGCCGAGGCCTTTTTCCGCCTCTGCGTCGCCAACAACTCCGGCACTATCGTCCAGCTCCTCTGGAAGATCGGGGCCGATGTCGAGGAGCTGCGACGGCGGATCGGCGCGGATCCGGCGGCCTGCTTCGCGGACCTTCCTTCCGGCTATGAGGTCGAGGGCGACGATTGCTGCGATTTTCCCGGCGAAGAGGAGCTCATCAGGGAGTTCCGGAAAACGGGCGCCCGGATCTTCGAGTCGCGGCTTTCTCCCTTTCACACGGGAAGCGCCTCGGTCCGCGGTGTCGCCGACATGCTCTATGCCCCCAAGGCCTCCATGCCGAGGGATATCGGCGGCCCGCTTCTCCGCCTCCCCATCGACGCCCGCGACGGTGACACGGCCGAGATCGCCATGCACAAGGCCATCTACGCCCGGAGCGATTTCCAGACCGTTCTTCACTGTTACGTCCCCGAGGCCGAGGCGGCGGCGCATTTTATCTATCCCGGAGAGAGCGAGCCGTCCGATCGCATCATTCCGCTCGATGCCGAAGGGGCCTTTCTCTACCTTGTGATCCCCATTCTGCCGCCCCGGTTCGACGTCGAGGATCTCGTGCGGCTTCTTCATGATTACAAGATGGTCGTTGTCCGCGGCGGGGGAGTCTGGGCGGTCGGCGGGCAGTCGCTCTCCGAAGTCCTCCACCATCCATCGTCGCTTCGCGAGATCTGCCTGATCCGGATCGGCGCCTTCGAGCGCGGGCTGGATCTCCGGAAAATGGAGCCGG